In the Kribbella sp. NBC_00482 genome, one interval contains:
- a CDS encoding ABC transporter ATP-binding protein — MSETLLQVRDLKMHFPIKEAAGLGRTKKVVQAVDGVNFELKAGASLGLVGESGCGKSTTGRMITRLLTPTAGQIVFKGTDIAQLKERELRPFRRQLQIVFQDPYSSLNPRQTVSNIISTPLRVHNLVKKGQELARVQELLERVGLNPEHHNRYPNEFSGGQRQRIGIARALAVEPEVIIADEPVSALDVSIQAQVMNLLEDLRKDLGIAFVFIAHDLGVVRHFCDEVAVMYLGKIVEQGSRDQIYNAPQHPYTQALLSAAPDLGTIRGVPPKERIRLVGDVPSPIDPPSGCRFRTRCWKAEDICATQEPLLEIKPQSSPGHTAACHFAEPKLDLIAETA; from the coding sequence ATGAGCGAAACTTTGTTGCAGGTCCGCGACCTGAAGATGCACTTCCCGATCAAGGAAGCGGCCGGCCTCGGACGGACCAAGAAGGTCGTGCAGGCCGTCGACGGCGTCAACTTCGAGCTGAAGGCCGGCGCCAGCCTCGGCCTGGTCGGCGAGTCCGGCTGCGGTAAGTCGACCACCGGCCGGATGATCACCCGGCTGCTGACCCCGACTGCCGGCCAGATCGTGTTCAAGGGCACCGACATCGCGCAGCTGAAGGAGCGGGAGCTGCGGCCGTTCCGCCGCCAGCTGCAGATCGTCTTCCAGGACCCGTACAGCTCGCTGAACCCGCGGCAGACGGTCAGCAACATCATCAGTACGCCGCTGCGCGTGCACAACCTGGTCAAGAAGGGCCAGGAGCTCGCGCGGGTCCAGGAACTGCTGGAGCGCGTCGGCCTGAACCCGGAGCACCACAACCGCTACCCGAACGAGTTCTCCGGCGGGCAGCGGCAGCGCATCGGCATCGCCCGGGCGCTCGCGGTGGAGCCCGAGGTGATCATCGCCGACGAGCCGGTCTCCGCGCTCGACGTGTCGATCCAGGCCCAGGTGATGAACCTGCTCGAGGACCTGCGCAAGGACCTCGGGATCGCGTTCGTGTTCATCGCGCACGACCTCGGCGTCGTCCGGCACTTCTGTGACGAGGTCGCGGTGATGTACCTCGGCAAGATCGTCGAACAGGGCAGCCGGGACCAGATCTACAACGCGCCGCAGCACCCGTACACGCAGGCGCTGCTGTCGGCGGCGCCGGACCTGGGCACCATCCGGGGCGTGCCGCCGAAGGAGCGGATCCGGCTGGTCGGCGACGTACCCTCGCCGATCGACCCGCCGAGCGGCTGCCGGTTCCGGACCCGCTGCTGGAAGGCGGAGGACATCTGCGCCACCCAGGAGCCGCTGCTGGAGATCAAGCCGCAGTCGAGTCCGGGCCACACGGCCGCCTGCCACTTCGCGGAGCCGAAGCTCGACCTGATCGCCGAAACCGCCTAG